Proteins from a genomic interval of Microtus ochrogaster isolate Prairie Vole_2 unplaced genomic scaffold, MicOch1.0 UNK11, whole genome shotgun sequence:
- the Htr1a gene encoding 5-hydroxytryptamine receptor 1A produces MDMFGLGEGNNTTSSQEPFGTGGNVTDISDVTFSYQVITSLLLGTLIFCAVLGNACVVAAIALERSLQNVANYLIGSLAVTDLMVSVLVLPMAALYQVLNKWTLGQVTCDLFIALDVLCCTSSILHLCAIALDRYWAITDPIDYVNKRTPRRAAALISLTWLIGFLISIPPMLGWRTPEDRSDPDACTISKDHGYTIYSTFGAFYIPLLLMLVLYGRIFRAARFRIRKTVKKVEKKGAGASLSTSSAPPPKKSLNGQPGSGDWRCSSENKAVGASCANGAVRQGDDDATLEVIEVHRVGNSKEHLPLPSESGATSYAPVCLERKNERNAEAKRKMALARERKTVKTLGIIMGTFILCWLPFFIVALVLPFCESSCHMPALLGAIINWLGYSNSLLNPVIYAYFNKDFQNAFKKIIKCKFCR; encoded by the coding sequence GCCCTTCGGGACAGGCGGCAACGTTACTGACATCTCCGACGTGACCTTCAGCTACCAAGTGATCACCTCTTTGCTTCTGGGCACGCTCATTTTCTGCGCGGTGCTCGGCAATGCCTGCGTGGTGGCTGCCATCGCCCTGGAGCGTTCCCTCCAGAATGTGGCCAACTATCTCATCGGCTCCTTGGCGGTCACCGACCTCATGGTGTCAGTGCTGGTGCTGCCCATGGCTGCTCTGTATCAGGTGCTCAACAAGTGGACTCTGGGCCAGGTCACCTGTGACCTGTTTATCGCCCTGGATGTGCTGTGCTGCACCTCGTCCATCCTGCACCTGTGCGCCATCGCGCTAGACAGGTACTGGGCAATCACTGACCCCATAGACTACGTGAACAAGAGGACGCCCCGGCGCGCCGCTGCGCTGATCTCGCTCACTTGGCTCATTGGCTTTCTCATCTCCATCCCGCCCATGCTCGGCTGGCGCACCCCGGAAGACCGCTCGGACCCCGACGCATGCACCATCAGCAAGGACCACGGCTACACTATCTACTCCACTTTCGGAGCTTTCTATATCCCGCTGCTGCTCATGTTGGTTCTTTATGGGCGCATCTTTCGAGCCGCGCGCTTCCGGATCCGCAAGACTGTCAAGAAGGTAGAAAAGAAGGGAGCGGGCGCGAGTCTTAGTACATCGTCAGCCCCGCCCCCCAAGAAGAGCCTGAACGGACAGCCAGGTAGTGGGGACTGGAGGTGCAGCTCTGAGAACAAGGCTGTGGGGGCTTCATGCGCTAATGGTGCGGTGAGGCAGGGTGACGACGATGCCACCCTGGAGGTGATCGAGGTGCACCGAGTGGGTAACTCCAAAGAGCACCTGCCGCTGCCCAGCGAGTCCGGGGCTACGTCTTATGCCCCTGtttgtttggagagaaaaaatgaGCGGAATGCTGAGGCAAAGCGCAAGATGGCCCTGGCCCGTGAGAGGAAGACAGTGAAGACGCTGGGCATCATCATGGGCACTTTCATTCTCTGCTGGCTGCCCTTTTTCATTGTGGCTCTGGTCCTGCCTTTCTGTGAGAGCAGCTGCCACATGCCTGCGTTGTTGGGTGCCATAATCAACTGGCTGGGCTACTCCAACTCCCTGCTCAACCCCGTTATTTATGCTTATTTCAACAAGGACTTTCAAAACGCATTTAAGAAGATCATCAAGTGCAAGTTCTGccgctga